The following are from one region of the Nicotiana tabacum cultivar K326 chromosome 3, ASM71507v2, whole genome shotgun sequence genome:
- the LOC142175674 gene encoding uncharacterized protein LOC142175674, with product MSKIPIMLKLNGNWDHYGRFRDFEVDAIVVDENASYGILISTIAEQLSIDTSDKIVEIKYIVNDNCPPMEIRNDMGVRVYMETKKENKNLGSYPLCISVRDFNMELAITNDSTSAGSSGSLNLLEIPFSPVIEEYQSEIITESTQTYIEEGQVYQDKQTVVASMKNFSVMHKFQFRVKRFSHRSYWLICVAENCKWHFKATPINDSAMFKIRSFSRQHTCSLLDETFIQRKRTAAVVGSMVVPKYCDPKTVYTPKDIQTDMLSEHGLNLSYMQAWRAKEKALQFLRGNPSDSYSKLPKYFYILEETYPGSVVKLKKAADDFFLYTFVALCTSISGWQHCRPVVVVDETFLKSAYKGIMLTASTMDAAARSYTLDEFNERMLKIEEVDPRVKSYIYDIVYHRWSRVHATVNRTFTMTSNITESLNAVTKEARELPIFDLLEYMRTLLERWTKEKLLKAKGTFTYLGYKFNKELDDNNTLSQILRVRASTDHIHTVLDGVKRYIVCLENKKCSCGQFQLDELPCAHALAALRHRKETYENYCSPYYTRKSLLLTYEMPVNPLPDESKWDVPQHILDEVVKPPARDKRQPGRPHKERYKTFYEIKSKKYKVSYGNCGGEGHNKRTCKNAPNL from the exons ATGTCAAAAATCCCAATAATGCTAAAATTGAATGGAAATTGGGATCACTATGGCAGATTTAGAGATTTTGAAGTTGATGCCATTGTGGTAGATGAGAATGCAAGCTACGGAATTCTGATTTCTACAATTGCAGAACAACTATCGATTGATACATCGGATAAAATTgtagaaatcaaatacattgtgaACGACAATTGTCCTCCAATGGAGATTAGGAATGATATGGGGGTTCGTGTGTATATGGAGACCAAAAAGGAGAATAAGAACTTAGGTTCGTATCCTTTATGTATAAGCGTAAgagatttcaatatggaattggCAATCACCAACGATAGCACAAGTGCAG GTTCGTCTGGATCCCTAAACttacttgaaattccattctCACCAGTTATAGAGGAAtatcaaagtgaaataataactgaaTCTACGCAAACATATATTGAAGAAGGACAAGTTTATCAGGACAAGCAAACTGTAGTTGCTTCAATGAAGAATTTTTCTGTGATGCACAAGTTCCAATTCAGAGTAAAAAGATTTAGTCATAGAAG CTACTGGCTTATATGTGTTGCTGAAAACTGTAAATGGCACTTCAAGGCAACGCCAATTAATGATTCGGCAATGTTCAAGATAAGGAGTTTCAGCCGACAACACACATGCTCCTTATTGGACGAAACATTCATACAACGCAAACGTACCGCAGCTGTAGTTGGTAGCATGGTCGTTCCAAAGTATTGTGATCCTAAGACTGTTTACACACCAAAGGACATACAAACTGACATGTTATCCGAACATGGACTGAACCTAAGCTACATGCAAGCATGGAGAGCCAAGGAAAAGGCTTTACAGTTTTTGAGAGGGAATCCGTCTGACTCCTACAGCaaattacccaaatatttttatattcttgagGAGACATATCCTGGTTCTGTTGTTAAATTGAAGAAGGCAGCAGATGATTTCTTCTTATACACATTTGTTGCTCTCTGTACATCAATAAGTGGTTGGCAACATTGTAGGCCAGTAGTAGTGGTTGATGAGACATTCTTAAAGTCAGCCTACAAGGGGATTATGCTTACAGCAAGCACCATGGATGCAGCAG CACGGTCATACACTTtggatgaatttaatgaaaggatgTTGAAGATTGAAGAGGTAGACCCGCGTGTGAAATCTTACATATATGATATTGTCTATCATAGATGGTCAAGAGTACATGCAACAGTGAATAGAACTTTTACTATGACATCAAACATTACCGAGTCGTTGAATGCTGTAACAAAAGAGGCAAGAGAGCTGCCAATATTTGATCTATTAGAGTATATGAGGACGCTTCTTGAACGTTGGACGAAAGAGAAGTTATTGAAGGCAAAGGGTACTTTCACATACCTTGGGTACAAATTCAACAAAGAATTGGATGACAACAATACATTATCTCAGATACTAAGG gtgagggcttcaacaGATCATATACATACTGTGTTAGATGGTGTGAAGCGGTACATTGTGTGTCTAGAAAACAAGAAATGTAGCTGCGGACAATTCCAACTTGATGAACTTCCATGTGCGCATGCTTTGGCAGCATTAAGGCACAGGAAGGAAACATACGAAAACTATTGCTCTCCGTATTACACAAGGAAGAGCCTTCTGCTTACCTATGAAATGCCAGTAAATCCTCTTCCTGATGAAAGCAAATGGGATGTGCCACAACATATTTTGGATGAGGTAGTAAAGCCACCGGCGAGAGATAAAAGGCAGCCAGGGAGACCTCACAAGGAAAGATATAAAACATTTTATGAAATAAAGTCAAAGAAGTACAAGGTGTCATATGGAAATTGTGGAGgtgaagggcataacaaaagaaCTTGCAAGAATGCGCCCAATTTGTAG